A part of Indicator indicator isolate 239-I01 unplaced genomic scaffold, UM_Iind_1.1 iindUn_scaffold_211, whole genome shotgun sequence genomic DNA contains:
- the LOC128980478 gene encoding basic proline-rich protein-like produces MRALPPGSSSPDRPVSSAPPPPLAEVPPVPRLRCLSPSPPPPSSGTWAPPPLEPRIRRAALPRPPPCPLGPWLVPPAARRWAFPTCRSSSWRGGPLPGRRVALPFVRRLRPELRVLGPPPSSAPRLASPSSPAAPVHGARGRLLRRCWPPAPHALSPSGRPPRAPRSPPAPGRLATCLPGSSLAPLRWPPAPPAVAPARLPRSDPASAARSARRPRAAPCRARARPLRPLRSGPPQCATPPLRAPGPPPIPAGGAAGSLGCSGPPSLRSRSPPPATYIPRRDRSGFSILAPGPAPPAPLRGCPSPGLPPPDRSPPGPRPPPPAHGPSRPCADAPRSPPKPSFRALPPHAQPVPPPPPLSPSPAPPAGRPPRRSPPGAPPAPLVLAPSGLSLLPHPPPAPVPPDALTPPAGWDVPPAPPPGPAYSLRATPLLPLTPYSVAPTPPAPAAPPPRPRRPTLCSAPFAPRGRYGALVPSGPAALSAPAPPISAVRACGPVSPPPSPGPAPRPASPPPLPSLFSCAPLPG; encoded by the coding sequence ATGAGGGCGCTACCCCCCGGATCCTCTTCTCCGGACAGGCCCGTGTCCTCTGCCCCCCCGCCTCCGTTAGCCGAGGTCCCTCCGGTCCCGCGGCTCCGCTGCCTCTCCCCCTCGCCTCCGCCTCCATCTTCCGGTACGTGGGCCCCCCCCCCGCTTGAGCCTCGCATTCGACGTGCCGCACTGCCCCGGCCCCCCCCCTGCCCGCTTGGGCCGTGGCTCGTGCCCCCGGCCGCGCGGCGTTGGGCCTTTCCAACGTGCCGGTCCTCCTCGTGGCGAGGCGGCCCGCTTCCGGGCCGCCGCGTGGCCCTGCCCTTCGTCCGCCGGTTGCGCCCAGAGTTACGCGTCCTTGGCCCGCCGCCTTCCTCCGCCCCGCGCCTGGCCTcgccctccagccctgctgcccccgTGCACGGTGCGCGCGGCCGGCTCCTCCGCCGGTGCTGGCCGCCCGCGCCCCACGCCCTCTCCCCTTCCGGCCGGCCGCCGCGGGCGCCGCGCAGCCCCCCCGCCCCTGGCCGCCTGGCGACCTGTCTGCCTGGGTCCTCGCTTGCCCCCCTCCGTTGGCCTCCCGCCCCCCCGGCGGTTGCGCCCGCCCGCCTGCCGCGATCGGATCCCGCGAGCGCAGCGCGGTCCGCCCGACGTCCCCGGGCTGCCCCCTGCCGCGCCCGGGCCCGACCTTTGCGGCCCCTGCGGTCTGGCCCGCCCCAGTGCGCCACCCCCCCCCTGCGCGCGCCGGGCCCGCCTCCGATTCCCGCCGGGGGTGCAGCGGGCTCCCTGGGCTGCTCAGGCCCCCCCTCGCTCCGCAGCCGCTCGCCCCCCCCTGCCACCTACATTCCCCGGCGCGACCGATCCGGCTTTTCAATCCTCgcgcccggccccgccccgcccgcccCGCTTCGCGGGTGCCCATCGCCTGGCCTCCCCCCGCCCGACCGGTCGCCGCCTGGCCCGCGGCCGCCCCCTCCCGCCCACGGGCCGTCCCGGCCGTGCGCGGACGCTCCGCGAAGCCCGCCCAAGCCGTCGTTCCGGGCGCTTCCCCCCCACGCCCAGCCggtccccccgcccccccccctctctccctcccccgcGCCCCCCGCGGGACGCCCGCCACGCCGGTCCCCTCCCGGCGCCCCGCCTGCGCCCCTCGTGCTAGCGCCCTCCGGGCTCTcgcttctcccccaccccccccccgcccccgtcCCCCCGGACGCCCTCACCCCCCCCGCCGGTTGGGACGTCCCGCCGGCACCACCTCCGGGGCCCGCGTACTCGCTTCGGGccactcctctcctccccctcaccCCATACTCCGTCGCGCCCACCCCGCCGGCGCCGGcagcccccccaccccgcccGCGCCGGCCGACCCTTTGCTCCGCGCCCTTCGCCCCGCGCGGTCGGTACGGAGCGCTCGTCCCCTCGGGCCCTGCCGCGCTGTCCGCCCCCGCCCCGCCGATCTCCGCTGTCCGCGCCTGCGGCCCggtctccccccctccctcacCGGGCCCCGCCCCGCGCCCcgcttccccccctcccctgccctctcTCTTCTCGTGCGCTCCTCTGCCCGGGTGA
- the LOC128980480 gene encoding collagen alpha-1(III) chain-like — protein MSGGGGGPTTGRPHRRRRTSRRPRGEAGSDALDTGGRPGPQPAAYDRWWGPPAGRPHPRASEAGGGGGDGGRDRREGAGDPAGHARRPERLRLTPVGGATQPREGRCPPALRRGAWLRPVRRRGPRGGVHARGAERAAAPGRGGAEGRAGERQGGGAGGERAPVRDRGPPERAGRAGGGGGKTVDGRGSPGRRGRPAPPATRGPPGAAGQGGTDPTRALAPRVQGGAGTSETRSRGWGGRGGAACRRGDRQRPPQAQGPRAAGGGAGARPERGRRARRAGRQNRMAAEHSQPARTRARAGPRPPARGVPVPGETRAGGQAAPRRRAVADAGDGARAPYSRSPKRPTRRRGAGWGGAGARRVPPPARARDRAGRGPVGISAPRGGRAPASRAAGRREERGGRGRGEGRGAPRARARGSRDTAPAPEPKLRTRPPRGTGGGAAKTGGRHKGAKGGGTVTAMLARRRTTGAAASGRGRAPGPAGRGPTVRPPRSERRTAGGGRGVQPPPGPRPPAAAAARRRLAADPPAQASSRPAPPPRTHPRQRRSTGARGKTRRRRTPGRGATCRRSEADAAVGGEADGRGPGQSRAGGTCGGTGRAQPNPHPTPQGARRESRLATSAGSHRSGAQPQGGAARAEGRRGGGSRAGASGGGSGEGGAGLPVGGAPERMEETPAPRLGRSRELGGGGSAARRPRRGEGLLGAQGALHPEAQGCERGGPQVECGAPGPRQRPPRDRPRGGKRGPGKARHGARGAAEDAGRASARRSRAGAVGRQGGAARRRRVERAAGAQGPAGSAGGGARRPGGRGSGRGGGRTCAADAGGDRAGRLAARAPPPLGKRA, from the exons ATgtcagggggggggggggggccgaCGACGGGGCGGCCACACCGGCGCCGACGCACGAGTCGGCGGCCGCGGGGAGAAGCCGGCAGCGACGCTCTCGACACGGGCGGGCGGCCTG GCCCGCAGCCGGCGGCCTACGACCGGTGGTGGGGGCCGCCGGCCGGCCGCCCGCACCCCCGAGCCTCCGAGgcgggcgggggcgggggggacGGAGGCCGTGAccgcagggagggggcaggggacCCCGCGGGGCACGCCCGGCGGCCCGAGCGACTCAGGCTCACGCCGGTGGGAGGGGCGACGCAGCCGCGGGAGGGCCGGTGTCCGCCCGCGCTGCGCCGCGGCGCGTGGCTCCGGCCCGTGAGGCGGCGGGGCCCCCGGGGCGGGGTGCATGCCCGAGGGGCCGAGAGGGCCGCGGCGCCCGGGCGAGGGGGCGCGGAGGGCAGGGCcggggagaggcagggagggggggcagggggagaacGGGCCCCAGTCCGAGACCGCGGCCCGCCCGAGCGGGCCGGGCgcgcggggggcggggggggcaaAACGGTAGATGGCCGCGGGAGCCCCGGGCGGCGGGGGCGGCCCGCGCCGCCCGCCACCCGCGGCCCGCCGGGAGCAGCGGGGCAAGGGGGGACGGACCCCACGCGCGCCCTAGCACCCAGGGTGCAAGGAGGAGCGGGGACATCCGAGACCAGAAGCcgagggtggggggggagggggggggccGCCTGCCGGAGGGGGGACAGGCAGCGCCCGCCGCAGGCCCAGGGTCCGAGGGCCGCCGGGGGCGGGGCGGGCGCGCGCCCCGAGCGCGGCCGGCGCGCGCGGCGAGCCGGACGGCAGAACAGAATGGCGGCCGAGCACAGCCAGCCCGCCCGGACGCGGGCGCGCGCGGGGCCCCGCCCGCCCGCGCGCGGTGTCCCGGTCCCCGGGGAGACCAGGGCAGGCGGCCAGGCCGCACCGCGCCGACGGGCGGTGGCGGACGCGGGGGACGGAGCACGCGCGCCCTACTCCCGCAGCCCCAAGCGGCCTACGCGGAGGCGCGGGGCGGGatgggggggggcgggggccCGGCGCGTCCCGCCCCCGGCCCGAGCGCGCGACCGAGCGGGGCGAGGGCCTGTTGGCATAAGCGCGCCGCGCGGGGGGCGGGCGCCGGCCAGCCgggcggcggggcggcgggaggaaagggggggacGAGGGCGGGGTGAGGGGAGAGGTGCGCCCCGCGCACGGGCGCGGGGGAGCCGTGACACGGCCCCGGCCCCGGAACCGAAGCTCCGAACCCGGCCGCCCCGGGGCACGGGTGGGGGGGCCGCGAAGACCGGAGGGCGCCACAAGGGGGCCAAGGGGGGGGGCACGGTCACCGCGATGCTCGCCCGCCGGCGGACAACCGGCGCGGCGGCGAGCGGGCGCGGGAGGGCCCCAGGGCCGGCGGGGCGGGGCCCGACAGTCCGACCCCCGCGCTCAGAGCGGCGGACAgcgggggggggaagaggggtgCAGCCGCCACCGGGCCCTCGCCCCCCCGCCGCCGCGGCCGCGCGGAGGCGCTTGGCAGCGGACCCGCCCGCACAAGCCTCGAGCCGGCCGGCACCCCCGCCCCGGACGCACCCGAGGCAGCGCCGGTCGACGGGCGCACGAGGGAAGACGCGACGCCGTCGAACGCCGGGCAGGGGCGCCACGTGCCGGCGGAGTGAGGCCGACGCGGCGGTCGGGGGTGAGGCGGACGGGCGGGGAccggggcagagcagggcaggggggaccTGTGGTGGAACGGGCCGCGcccaaccaaacccccaccccaccccccagggGGCGCGCAGGGAGTCCCGGCTCGCGACGAGCGCTGGGTCGCACCGTTCGGGAGCGCAGCCGCAGGGTGGCGCGGCCCGGGCAGAGGGGCGGCGGGGAGGAGGGAGCCGGGCGGGGGCGAGCGGAGGGGGGTCCGGGGAGGGGGGCGCGGGACTGCCGGTGGGCGGAGCGCCCGAGCGGATGGAGGAGACGCCCGCCCCACGGCTCGGGCGGAGCCGGGAGTTGGGGGGGGGCGGGAGCGCCGCGCGACGTCCGC GGCGGGGGGAGGGACTGCTCGGCGCCCAGGGCGCGCTACACCCGGAAGCCCAGGGATGTGAGCGTGGCGGCCCCCAGGTCGAATGCGGGGCGCCGGGACCCCGGCAGCGGCCGCCGCGCGACCGCCCAAGGGGGGGCAAGAGGGGACCAGGAAAGGCGCGCCACGGGGCACGCGGAGCGGCAGAGGACGCCGGCCGCGCCAGCGCGCGGCGGAGCCGCGCCGGAGCCGTGGGGCGCCAGGGGGGggcggcgcggcggcggcgggtcGAACGGGCCGCCGGGGCGCAAGGGCCAGCCGGTTCGGCCGGAGGGGGGGCGCGGCGGCCAGGCGGGCGGGGGAGCGGGCGAGGGGGCGGCCGGACCTGCGCGGCGGATGCAGGGGGGGACCGGGCAGGCCGGCTGGCGGCGCGGGCCCCCCCGCCCCTGGGCAAGCGGGCCTAG
- the LOC128980479 gene encoding proline-rich protein 36-like has translation MAGDALQPPRPPFGPSPLCPSRPSPPRAAGLGGAPGPFPLRPHPGSLPRAPALSCCAPPAAARLAVASLSRLSPCLTLPPAPPYRRLAGRRDALGRRCPRVRPFEAERAAGPPRALGALPCRPLPAVAPTCASAAALARHALPTLGPRGRSPPSRGRSRSRAPPGPPRRPPRSHRAPGLWSNPPRAPLAAGRRGALRAGVSGAHPQARAVGPPAARPPFRSSAFDRGSLPAALYVGRRLLRAPVGRIRSPVACCHPPPPARPPADAVPLGGGACRYAALSTRRQAESAGMRPPRAVRRLPPLLAGGTRRCSRSLAAANPRLPSSRGPPLPSTRSLPCTLAPPPAPPPVRRHRRSPPRFTPVARGRAGEGAAAPFAGPAPIRPPRPDHPRGASRVGPGSLPGCGPRPPRRRASPPLSSGPRPVLRGARTSPSARRGAASPPSPWRPSAPRRAFRSRERRRRRYPRRRSGVARRPAAPPPRPPAFHQADARPSRVARDPAHCPRVDPPPGLARSPGARRAVGLHRARPGPPPGSEAPPPGARLPLSPPAPRLAPRAPCLSLAGPAGPAPRAVLARLRPQAPAGGWSRSPHCAGAPRRHGRQPHARLRSPAPLPLPPLRIRAPAGRRGGAPVGVVRLQEAGAHRSPSGLHRDAGGSSTRRRPPPLPPGCAAPGLPRVAATPVPRVCARAASAERPPPGCPLCSSPPHARSGRSRAPGSCPPRLGMPLGPLPPTRPARGVCRPPPELSAAPPPRALAAAGWAHPPPVAGRPCLRSPARIVRVPSPRGVRARASLLAHGGRTPPSPPPPAAPRHPVPSRRGRAGLPSPGPPAYGVGSPCRAPRATPLTIPVLRPTPLPAPSDRLTARWPPLARFGCRAGWLRSRVGPVLALCPRAHVARLPLRSRAARAVAPYPGFPRGAGPPPSSACRPLPRLGYRPLPHPPPPPPAGGTPFCPAHPPRGPPPCLAPQQPSLVAFVPRPIPPGPPRSLRRRARLGDTPQTSAASGCVRTLRPFFSSVPATAAAFPSHAAVHHPRLGWPGRESDGHPPGPRALPPAPRASAAVPLCPPAPGWSLPPSLPVPPVGVREPGVPHRWTPPRSRARRRRAPGAGPLGYQAPGFGRSRPLPGGPPSPPGESPAPVPPPPPAAGPACGPAYPLAACLRRARPTAPERHLQPPPPAGLRAAHLPPRCAPRRPGSPARSRLTAAPRLRAALPGLGAAKGARLHSAASIRTLLPAGPTLLPFEPTPAAPPPPPPCSVSPLLWAYPPPVGPSIFGSGLLGLSTLRSRPLARARALRPAPRPAVPSRPGPRRPRRAPRPPPALRAGRSARRLSLCRPGLAPWLPATPPAPCAPAHLAALAAPLYTAAAAPPPQAWCRCVPSSPPASFRRCRPSAALAPPPPVSRSAPGFAAALAGRPTSHELTLSCPAVLPRPDRVAGWAARARCRAASALPRSGPYFSAGRPRGSPHIPPRLRPPSRLPCRRSASPPYLAPGRSRAPAVGLLLGLPPVASLPPGPRPPRCALRLRRPPTPRAHVGPPFAPRVPGPVAPGFVLAAVVAVPGPGVGRYVPRAMAAALHPTVAAGTVTPFHSCAPRPGAPLQTASGAGPACAVSPPASPLGFPLPPVAGCPRPPPFAPRSFFPPARASSVGRPGPPPSHSPARTPLALLVVLLLWLSRASWGGGSPPSAAQASGFPPRPGPPRARLPGRLHTLTAPPPRPPPLSRGAPPPAGPRIPRTSAQPLPFNAWRPGRSGQHARSLRAPTCPAARLRCAHTLERCSAPVCVPVASWSLCLPRPSGPPARLRDSAAFHPLPPPSRPLSFSRRPLSPFPPCAPGLPPPHPRRPPRSGPASHRSHPCRGPPRVRSLACASPLVWLACGAPAPPPVRPPPGAPDTSCALRPAPARPPPS, from the exons ATGGCGGGGGACGCACTCCAGCCACCGCGCCCCCCCTTCGGCCCTTCCCCGCTGTGCCCGTCGCGTCCCTCCCCCCCGCGCGCGGCCGGGCTGGGCGGCGCCCCCGGCCCCTTCCCGTTGCGCCCCCACCCGGGCTCGCTCCCGCGTGCCCCCGCGCTTTCGTGCTGTGCCCCCCCCGCGGCCGCCCGCCTTGCCGTCGCTTCTCTGTCCCGCCTGTCCCCGTGCTTGACTTTGCCCCCCGCTCCGCCCTACCGGCGGCTCGCCGGCCGCCGCGACGCCCTCGGCCGCCGGTGCCCCCGTGTCCGCCCGTTCGAGGCTGAGCGTGCCGCGGGGCCTCC CCGTGCGCTGGGCGCGCTCCCGTGCCGGCCCCTTCCCGCCGTCGCCCCGACGTGCGCGTCCGCGGCCGCCCTCGCACGTCACGCCCTCCCCACCCTTGGTCCGCGGGGCCGCTCGCCCCCGTCGCGGGGTCGGTCCCGCTCCCGCGCCCCCCCCGGTCCTCCCCGTCGCCCCCCCCGGTCGCACCGGGCTCCCGGACTCTGGTCGAACCCCCCG CGTGCACCGCTCGCCGCTGGCCGCCGTGGGGCCCTGAGAGCGGGTGTCAGCGGGGCGCACCCCCAAGCACGGGCGGTCGGCCCTCCCGCCGCGCGCCCGCCGTTCCGCTCCTCTGCCTTCGACCGCGGCTCCCTCCCCGCGGCGCTGTACGTCGGGCGCCGGCTGCTTCGTGCGCCCGTCGGCCGCATTCGGTCCCCCGTCGCGTGTTGCCACCCCCCTCCGCCCGCGCGGCCGCCGGCGGACGCGGTTCCGCTGGGCGGCGGGGCCTGCCGTTACGCGGCCCTGTCCACGCGACGGCAGGCCGAGTCCGCGGGCATGCGTCCCCCCCGGGCTGTCCGGCGCCTCCCGCCCCTGCTTGCCGGCGGGACGCGGCGCTGCTCGCGTTCGCTGGCCGCGGCCAACCCCCGCTTGCCGTCTTCCCGCGGTCCACCGCTCCCCTCCACCCGCTCGTTGCCGTGCACCCTCGCGCCCCCACCCGCCCCCCCCCCGGTCCGCCGGCACCGCCGCTCCCCGCCGCGCTTCACCCCGGTCGCCCGCGGCCGCGCGGGCGAGGGCGCGGCGGCCCCGTTCGCCGGCCCCGCGCCTATCCGCCCCCCGCGCCCGGATCACCCGCGGGGCGCCTCGCGCGTCGGCCCCGGCAGCTTACCCGGCTGCGGCCCACGCCCACCCCGCCGACGGGCCTCACCCCCGCTCTCCTCCGGGCCGCGCCCCGTTCTGCGCGGGGCCCGTACTTCGCCCTCCGCGCGGCGGGGGGCGGCTTCCCCCCCGTCGCCCTGGCGCCCCTCGGCGCCGCGGCGTGCCTTCCGCTCCCGCGAGCGCCGACGCCGGCGCTATCCG CGCCGCCGCTCTGGGGTCGCCCGGCGCCCCGCCGCCCCGCCTCCGCGCCCCCCCGCCTTCCACCAGGCCGACGCCCGCCCTTCCCGGGTGGCGCGCGACCCGGCGCATTGCCCGCGCGTCGACCCTCCACCCGGGCTCGCGCGCAGCCCCGGTGCGCGCCGGGCGGTGGGTCTGCACCGCGCGCGGCCCGGCCCGCCCCCCGGCTCGGAGGCCCCGCCGCCCGGCGCCCGGctgcccctctcccctcccgCGCCGCGCTTGGCTCCCCGCGCCCCCTGTTTGTCTCTCGCTGGCCCGGCCGGGCCGGCCCCCCGTGCGGTCCTCGCCCGGCTCCGACCGCAGGCGCCCGCGGGCGGGTGGTCGCGCTCGCCCCACTGCGCTGGGGCACCGCGTCGGCATGGGCGCCAGCCCCATGCGCGGCTGAGGAGCCCGGCACCCCTCCCGCTGCCGCCGCTGCGCATTCGGGCCCCTGCTGGGAGACGTGGCGGCGCCCCCGTGGGTGTCGTGCGGCTGCAGGAGGCCGGGGCTCACCGCTCGCCCTCTGGGCTCCACCGCGACGCCGGCGGGAGCTCGACTCGCCGCCGGcccccccccctgcctcccGGCTGCGCTGCCCCGGGGCTTCCTCGTGTCGCCGCCACCCCCGTGCCACGGGTCTGCGCTCGGGCCGCCTCGGCCGAGCGCCCACCCCCGGGTTGCCCGCTCTGCTCGTCACCGCCTCACGCGCGCTCGGGGCGCTCCCGCGCCCCGGGCTCCTGTCCCCCACGATTGGGAATGCCTCTCGGCCCCCTCCCGCCCACCCGCCCCGCGCGAGGGGTTTGCCGCCCCCCCCCCGAGCTGTCCGCCGCCCCACCCCCCCGTGCTCTGGCTGCCGCCGGGTGGGCGCACCCCCCGCCCGTCGCCGGGCGCCCCTGTCTCCGCAGCCCGGCTCGTATCGTCCGCGTACCGTCCCCCCGTGGGGTGCGCGCGAGGGCTTCTCTCCTGGCTCACGGCGGCCGCacccctccttccccaccaccccctgcGGCGCCGCGGCACCCCGTGCCCTCTCGCCGGGGTCGGGCGGGCCTGCCCAGTCCTGGCCCCCCCGCTTACGGGGTCGGTTCGCCGTGTCGCGCCCCCCGCGCCACCCCGCTCACCATCCCTGTCCTCCGCCCCACCCCTCTTCCTGCCCCCTCCGACCGGCTCACCGCCCGGTGGCCCCCGCTCGCGCGCTTCGGCTGTCGCGCGGGGTGGCTCCGCTCCCGTGTCGGCCCGGTCTTGGCTCTGTGCCCCCGAGCGCACGTGGCGCGGTTGCCCCTGCGCTCCCGCGCCGCCCGCGCGGTTGCCCCCTACCCTGGCTTCCCCCGGGGCGCCGGCCCCCCGCCCTCGTCGGCCTGCCGGCCACTCCCGCGCCTCGGCTACCGGCCCCTTCCCcatcctccccccccaccccccgccggCGGAACGCCTTTCTGCCCCGCCCACCCCCCTCGCGGCCCACCCCCCTGCCTGGCGCCACAACAGCCCTCCCTCGTCGCGTTTGTCCCCCGGCCTATTCCGCCCGGTCCGCCGCGGTCGCTCCGCCGGCGCGCGCGGCTCGGGGACACTCCCCAAACCTCCGCCGCCTCCGGCTGCGTGCGGACGCTTCGCCCCTTCTTCTCGTCCGTCCCTGCCACGGCCGCTGCGTTTCCTTCCCACGCGGCCGTGCACCACCCGCGCCTGGGCTGGCCGGGGCGCGAGTCAGACGGGCACCCCCCCGGCCCGCGGGCTCTGCCCCCCGCGCCGCGGGCTTCTGCTGCCGTACCGCTTTGCCCCCCCGCCCCGGGGTGGTCGCTCCCCCCGTCCTTGCCTGTGCCACCTGTCGGGGTGCGAGAGCCTGGCGTGCCCCACCGTTGGACACCGCCTCGCTCGCGCGCGCGCAGACGCCGCGCCCCAGGCGCGGGCCCGCTCGGCTATCAGGCGCCCGGTTTCGGCAGGTCCCGGCCCCTGCCCGGGGGGCCGCCGTCCCCGCCCGGTGAATCGCCCGCTccggttcccccccccccccctgcggCGGGGCCAGCGTGTGGTCCCGCCTACCCCCTTGCGGCCTGCCTCCGTCGGGCCCGCCCAACGGCTCCTGAGCGCCACCTCCAGCCGCCCCCTCCCGCCGGCCTCCGCGCCGCGCACCTTCCGCCGAGATGCGCGCCTCGCCGGCCGGGCTCCCCCGCGCGTTCTCGCCTCACCGCCGCCCCGCGCCTGCGCGCCGCGTTGCCCGGGTTGGGGGCCGCTAAGGGTGCGCGCCTGCACTCGGCGGCCTCCATCAGGACGCTCCTCCCGGCCGGGCCCACCCTTTTGCCGTTCGAGCCGACGCCCGCTGCGCCgccgcccccccccccttgcTCCGTCTCGCCCCTGCTGTGGGCTTACCCCCCTCCCGTCGGGCCGTCGATATTCGGCTCGGGCCTGTTGGGCCTGTCCACCCTCCGCTCTCGCCCCCTGGCCCGCGCTCGTGCGCTGCGTCCCGCCCCGCGCCCGGCCGTACCTTCCCGCCCGGGCCCGCGACGCCCGCGCCgtgccccccgccccccccccgcgCTCCGCGCCGGCCGCTCGGCCCGTCGCCTCAGCCTTTGCCGTCCGGGGCTGGCGCCATGGCTCCCTGCTACCCCCCCCGCGCCGTGCGCCCCCGCCCACCTTGCCGCCCTCGCCGCGCCCCTCTATACCGCAGCTGCCGCTCCTCCGCCGCAGGCCTGGTGCCGGTGTGTGCC ctcctccccccCCGCCTCCTTCCGCCGTTGCCGTCCGTCTGCAGCGCTCGCCCCACCCCCACCTGTCTCTCGCTCCGCCCCCGGCTTCGCGGCTGCGCTCGCCGGCCGGCCCACGTCCCACGAGCTAACGCTCTCTTGCCCGGCGGTTCTGCCGCGGCCGGACCGTGTTGC CGGGTGGGCCGCTCGCGCCCGTTGCCGCGCGGCGTCGGCGCTGCCACGCTCCGGGCCGTACTTTTCTGCCGGCCGCCCGCGCGGCTCCCCACATATCCCTCCCCGCCTCCGCCCCCCTTCCCGCTTACCGTGCCGTCGCTCCGCCTCCCCGCCGTACCTGGCACCTGGCCGGTCGCGGGCGCCTGCCGTCGGCCTACTCCTGGGTCTCCCGCCCGTGGCCTCTCTTCCCCCGGGCCCCCGCCCCCCCCGCTGCGCTCTCCGCCTTCGTCGCCCCCCAACTCCCCGCGCGCACGTCGGCCCCCCCTTCGCCCCGCGCGTGCCGGGCCCCGTGGCGCCGGGCTTCGTACTCGCCGCCGTCGTTGCGGTTCCCGGCCCCGGCGTTGGTCGCTACGTCCCGCGGGCCATGGCGGCCGCCCTCCATCCGACGGTCGCTGCGGGCACTGTCACCCCGTTCCACTCCTGCGCCCCACGGCCTGGGGCACCTTTGCAGACGGCCTCCGGGGCCGGGCCCGCTTGCGCTGTTTCTCCGCCCGCCAGCCCACTCGGGTTTCCTCTCCCCCCCGTCGCTGGTTGTCCCCGCCCGCCCCCCTTCGCGCCTcgctcctttttcccccccgcCCGTGCCTCGTCTGTCGGCCGCCCTGGCCCTCCCCCCTCTCACTCGCCCGCCCGCACCCCCTTAGCCCTGCTGGTCGTCTTGCTCCTCTGGCTCTCCCGGGCCTCTTGGGGGGGCGGCTCCCCCCCCTCCGCGGCGCAGGCCTCCGGTTTCCCCCCTCGCCCAGGCCCCCCCCGCGCCCGCCTGCCGGGTCGCCTCCACACCCTCAccgcccccccaccccgccctCCCCCGCTGTCTCGAGGCGCGCCCCCCCCTGCCGGCCCCCGGATCCCGCGCACCTCCGCTCAGCCCCTCCCCTTTAACGCCTGGCGGCCGGGCCGCTCGGGCCAGCACGCCCGTTCGCTTCGCGCCCCTACCTGCCCCGCCGCTCGCCTGCGCTGCGCCCACACGCTGGAGCGTTGCTCTGCGCCCGTGTGCGTCCCTGTCGCGTCCTGGAGTCTCTGCTTACCCCGTCCCTCCGGCCCGCCCGCCCGGCTGCGCGACTCTGCCGCCTTTCACCCCCTCCCGCCGCCTTCCCGCCCGCTCAGTTTCTCTCGTCGGCCGCTCTCCCCCTTCCCACCTTGCGCGCCGggcctgccccctccccacccgcGCCGGCCTCCTCGCTCCGGCCCCGCTTCTCACCGCTCCCATCCTTGTCGCGGGCCCCCCCGTGTCCGCTCGCTCGCCTGCGCCTCCCCTCTGGTCTGGCTCGCGTGCGGCGCGCCCGCTCCGCCGCCCGTCCGCCCGCCCCCGGGCGCCCCGGATACCTCTTGCGCCCTCCGTCCTGCCCCCGCCCGCCCCCCCCCGTCCTAG